One genomic window of Cupriavidus oxalaticus includes the following:
- a CDS encoding class II fumarate hydratase, translated as MTAYRVEHDAFGPLDIPADRYWGAQTQRALAIFEIGEERFPDCLVHAFGVHKMAAARANLRCGALDAAIAEAIVDAAAELRCGRFDSHFPLTIWQTGSGTQTNMNANEVIANRANERLGQPLGTRAPVHPNDHVNASQSSNDSFPTVMHLSAVLELEDRLLPALVMLRDTLRERALAFADMLKIARTHLMDAVPMTMGQAFDGFAAQVDNAIERVRGALPRLLVLPQGGTAAGTGLNAPAGFAEAFCEEASQLTGHSFRSNPCKVEGMAAHDALVELSGVLNVIAVSLTKIANDLRWLGSGPRCGLGELVLPDDGLTSSIMPGKRNPTIAEVVAQAAMQVAGNHVTVTMAGASGSFELNVAKPVLIYNVLQSIRVLADGARVFALRLVQGLAVNAERLARNLDNPLLAVTALNPVLGYDRAAQITKVALAQGVSPREAAIALGLLSGEAFDRLVDPVRLAKGHATGQQ; from the coding sequence ATGACAGCATATCGCGTAGAACACGACGCCTTCGGTCCGCTCGACATCCCCGCCGACCGCTACTGGGGCGCCCAGACGCAGCGGGCGCTGGCGATCTTCGAGATCGGCGAAGAGCGTTTTCCCGACTGCCTGGTCCATGCCTTCGGCGTGCACAAGATGGCGGCGGCCAGGGCCAACCTGCGTTGCGGCGCGCTCGACGCCGCCATTGCCGAGGCGATCGTCGACGCCGCCGCCGAGCTGCGCTGTGGCCGCTTCGACAGCCATTTCCCGCTGACGATCTGGCAGACCGGATCGGGCACGCAGACCAACATGAATGCCAACGAGGTCATCGCCAACCGCGCCAACGAGCGGCTGGGCCAACCCCTGGGCACGCGCGCGCCGGTGCACCCGAACGACCACGTCAACGCGTCGCAGTCGTCCAACGACAGCTTTCCGACGGTCATGCACCTGAGCGCGGTGCTGGAACTGGAAGACCGGCTGCTACCTGCCCTGGTGATGCTGCGCGACACCCTGCGCGAGCGCGCCCTGGCCTTTGCCGATATGCTCAAGATTGCGCGCACGCACCTGATGGACGCCGTGCCCATGACCATGGGGCAGGCGTTCGACGGCTTTGCCGCGCAGGTAGACAACGCCATCGAACGCGTGCGCGGCGCCCTGCCGCGCCTGCTGGTGCTGCCGCAAGGCGGCACCGCGGCCGGCACCGGCCTGAACGCCCCGGCGGGTTTTGCCGAGGCCTTCTGCGAGGAAGCCAGTCAGCTCACCGGCCATTCCTTCCGCTCCAATCCCTGCAAGGTCGAGGGCATGGCCGCGCACGATGCGCTGGTCGAGCTGTCGGGCGTGCTCAACGTGATCGCCGTCTCCCTCACCAAGATCGCCAACGACCTGCGCTGGCTGGGCTCGGGCCCGCGCTGCGGGCTGGGCGAGCTGGTGCTGCCGGACGATGGCCTGACTTCGTCGATCATGCCCGGCAAGCGCAACCCGACCATCGCCGAGGTCGTGGCGCAGGCCGCCATGCAGGTGGCCGGCAACCACGTCACCGTGACCATGGCGGGCGCCTCCGGCAGCTTCGAACTGAACGTGGCCAAGCCGGTGCTGATCTACAACGTGCTGCAGTCGATCCGCGTGCTGGCCGATGGTGCGCGCGTATTCGCCCTGCGGCTGGTGCAGGGGCTGGCGGTCAACGCCGAACGGCTGGCGCGCAACCTGGACAACCCGCTGCTGGCGGTCACCGCGCTCAACCCGGTGCTGGGCTATGACCGCGCGGCGCAGATCACCAAAGTCGCGCTGGCACAAGGCGTCTCGCCGCGGGAAGCGGCGATTGCGCTGGGATTGCTGAGCGGCGAGGCATTCGACCGACTCGTGGATCCGGTGCGGTTGGCAAAGGGACACGCCACGGGGCAACAGTAG
- a CDS encoding cysteine hydrolase family protein: MTHPTIRTLAGASAPTAIAAASTALLVIDFQNEYFDGKLPIPDGAAALGNARRLVAHADAAGIPVFHVQHLAPAGSPVFAEQGASAAFHQDLQPAGHHTVVQKTSVSVFPTTDLDQRLKAAGIRTLVITGLMTHACVAGAARDAVPLGYGVIVAEDACATRDLDRRGGVVRHPDLHQAALASIEDTFGDVLTTEQVLKLPVV; the protein is encoded by the coding sequence ATGACACACCCGACGATCCGCACCCTGGCCGGTGCCAGCGCCCCCACCGCGATCGCAGCCGCCAGCACGGCGCTGCTGGTGATCGATTTCCAGAACGAATACTTCGACGGCAAGCTGCCGATCCCGGATGGCGCGGCCGCGCTCGGCAACGCGCGGCGCCTGGTGGCGCATGCGGACGCCGCCGGCATTCCCGTGTTCCACGTCCAGCACCTGGCGCCGGCGGGCAGCCCCGTCTTTGCGGAGCAGGGCGCCAGCGCGGCGTTCCACCAGGACCTGCAGCCCGCAGGCCACCATACGGTGGTGCAGAAGACTTCGGTCAGCGTGTTTCCGACCACCGACCTGGACCAGCGCCTCAAGGCCGCCGGCATCAGGACGCTGGTCATCACCGGGTTGATGACGCACGCCTGCGTCGCTGGCGCCGCGCGCGACGCGGTGCCGCTGGGCTATGGCGTGATCGTGGCGGAAGACGCCTGCGCGACGCGCGACCTGGACCGGCGCGGCGGCGTGGTGCGGCATCCTGACCTTCACCAGGCGGCGCTGGCGAGCATCGAGGATACCTTTGGCGATGTGCTGACGACGGAGCAGGTGCTGAAGCTGCCGGTGGTCTGA
- a CDS encoding GlxA family transcriptional regulator: MHTVAVIAFEGISPFHLSVPCIVFGDDLANLGVPRYRLLICGEQTGLIRTMSGFRIEVEHDLCALEQADTVIMPAWRDPAERPSPALLAALQAASARGARIAGLCLGTFVVAEAGLLDGRPAATHWVWADDFAARYPRVRLDRRSLYIDDDSILTSAGTAAALDCCLHLVRRDHGADVANRVARRMVVAPHRHGGQAQYIEQPLPQTAGADKLSTTLDWAIEHLEQPLTLDLLADKAGMSRRNFTRRFKAKTGTTVTQWVLNHRLTAAQRLLETTSKSIDVIAGLVGFGSAVSLRQHFAQTFAISPSAYRKQFGTTAPSGRAAA; this comes from the coding sequence ATGCACACCGTCGCCGTGATTGCCTTCGAAGGCATCAGCCCGTTCCACCTGTCCGTGCCCTGCATCGTGTTCGGCGACGATCTCGCCAATCTGGGCGTGCCGCGCTACCGACTGCTGATCTGCGGCGAGCAGACCGGCCTGATCCGGACCATGTCGGGCTTCCGCATCGAGGTCGAGCACGACCTCTGCGCGCTGGAACAGGCCGATACCGTCATCATGCCGGCCTGGCGCGACCCGGCGGAACGTCCGTCGCCGGCCCTGCTGGCGGCGCTGCAGGCCGCCAGCGCCCGCGGCGCGCGCATCGCCGGGCTGTGCCTGGGCACCTTCGTGGTCGCCGAGGCCGGCCTGCTCGACGGCCGGCCGGCGGCCACCCACTGGGTCTGGGCCGATGACTTCGCCGCGCGCTATCCCAGGGTCCGGCTCGACCGCCGTTCGCTCTATATCGACGATGACAGCATCCTCACGTCGGCGGGCACCGCCGCCGCGCTGGACTGCTGCCTGCACCTGGTGCGCCGCGACCATGGCGCGGACGTCGCCAACCGCGTGGCCCGCCGCATGGTGGTGGCGCCGCACCGGCATGGCGGGCAGGCGCAGTACATCGAGCAGCCGCTGCCGCAGACGGCCGGCGCCGACAAGCTGAGCACCACGCTCGATTGGGCCATCGAGCACCTGGAACAGCCGCTGACGCTTGACCTGCTGGCCGACAAGGCGGGCATGAGCCGGCGCAATTTCACGCGGCGCTTCAAGGCCAAGACCGGCACCACGGTGACGCAGTGGGTGCTGAACCACCGGCTCACCGCGGCGCAGCGGCTGCTGGAGACCACCAGCAAGAGCATCGACGTGATCGCCGGCCTAGTCGGGTTCGGCTCGGCGGTTTCGTTGCGCCAGCACTTTGCCCAGACCTTTGCCATTTCACCTTCCGCCTACCGCAAGCAGTTCGGCACCACAGCGCCGTCAGGCCGTGCCGCTGCATAA
- a CDS encoding PaaI family thioesterase: protein MTSLSTSLEKASDNYFARMRRGQVPPPPICALLGGNIGAVDLQAGTLESAYQATPAFLNPAGQVQGGMLGAMLDDVTAMLVTATLGAEEFCATLNLNLSFLRPARAGELLGRARLERRGKNVCYVAAELLQDGRAVATATATCMLVSRASG, encoded by the coding sequence ATGACATCGTTGTCGACATCGTTGGAAAAAGCCTCGGACAACTACTTTGCCAGGATGCGGCGCGGGCAGGTGCCGCCACCGCCGATCTGCGCATTGCTTGGCGGCAATATCGGCGCGGTCGACCTGCAAGCGGGAACGCTGGAATCCGCCTATCAGGCCACGCCGGCTTTCCTGAACCCGGCCGGCCAGGTGCAGGGCGGCATGCTGGGAGCGATGCTCGACGACGTGACTGCCATGCTGGTGACGGCTACGCTGGGCGCTGAGGAATTCTGTGCAACGCTGAACCTCAACCTCTCCTTCCTGCGGCCGGCCAGAGCAGGCGAATTGCTCGGGCGCGCCAGGCTGGAGCGCCGCGGCAAGAACGTCTGTTACGTTGCGGCGGAGCTGCTGCAGGACGGCCGGGCGGTCGCCACCGCGACGGCAACGTGCATGCTCGTCAGCCGGGCATCGGGCTGA
- a CDS encoding enoyl-CoA hydratase/isomerase family protein, which yields MASTDGKASATAPGQPPALAIDGAVAVITLRRPEVANRLEPEDLDLMREHIAAINARDEVLVLRIEAQGKHFCSGFHIGKVGGSNAGERFEALANALEAARPVTIAVIQGGLYGGATDLALACDFRLGAQGVDMFVPAARLGLLFYRGGLERYVARLGLATAKRVLLAADRLDAAQMLACGFLDRVAADAQALQVQAAGLSEKLAGMAPLALLGMKRYLNRIAAGTLDPAEIAADIARADASADLREGAQAWLEKRAPRFRGC from the coding sequence ATGGCTTCCACTGACGGTAAGGCCAGCGCGACCGCGCCGGGGCAGCCGCCGGCGCTTGCCATCGACGGTGCGGTGGCGGTCATCACGCTGCGCCGGCCCGAGGTCGCGAACCGCCTCGAGCCGGAAGACCTCGACCTGATGCGCGAGCACATCGCCGCCATCAATGCCCGCGACGAAGTGCTGGTGCTGCGGATCGAGGCGCAGGGCAAGCATTTCTGCAGCGGCTTCCATATCGGAAAGGTCGGTGGCAGCAACGCCGGCGAGCGCTTCGAAGCCCTCGCCAACGCGCTCGAAGCGGCACGGCCCGTCACCATCGCGGTGATCCAGGGCGGCCTGTACGGGGGCGCTACCGACCTCGCGCTGGCCTGCGATTTCCGGCTGGGCGCGCAGGGCGTCGACATGTTCGTGCCGGCGGCGCGGCTGGGGCTGCTGTTCTATCGCGGCGGGCTGGAGCGCTACGTGGCCCGGCTGGGCCTGGCCACGGCCAAGCGCGTGCTGCTGGCGGCCGACAGGCTTGATGCGGCGCAGATGCTGGCATGCGGCTTCCTTGACCGCGTGGCGGCGGATGCGCAAGCGCTGCAGGTGCAGGCCGCCGGGTTGAGCGAAAAGCTGGCCGGCATGGCGCCGCTGGCCCTGCTTGGCATGAAGCGATACCTGAACCGGATCGCGGCCGGCACGCTCGATCCGGCGGAGATTGCCGCCGACATTGCGCGCGCCGATGCGTCCGCAGACCTGCGCGAAGGCGCGCAGGCCTGGCTGGAAAAGCGCGCGCCGCGCTTTCGCGGCTGCTGA
- a CDS encoding 4-carboxy-4-hydroxy-2-oxoadipate aldolase/oxaloacetate decarboxylase, with protein MKEHDAASTTRADFERVPAEVVVAAATLPTATLHEAGGKIGVLPPVIKPVAPRFRLCGPALTVHSPGGDNLWLHRAIEAARPGDVLVVHVGGAYEHGYWGEIMTTAAKVKGLAGLVIDGCVRDGVLLDEIGLPVFARGLCIRGTGKDYGAIGWLNEPVLFGETRVEAGDLIVGDADGVVVVPRRSAADVVARAQQREAAEAAILGRVRAGESTMQIYGFH; from the coding sequence ATGAAGGAACATGACGCAGCCAGCACCACGCGTGCGGATTTCGAACGCGTGCCGGCGGAGGTCGTCGTGGCCGCGGCGACGCTGCCAACCGCCACGCTGCACGAGGCAGGCGGCAAGATCGGCGTGCTGCCGCCGGTGATCAAGCCGGTGGCGCCCCGCTTCCGCCTGTGCGGCCCGGCGCTGACCGTGCATTCGCCCGGTGGCGACAACCTGTGGCTGCATCGCGCCATCGAAGCCGCCCGGCCCGGCGATGTGCTGGTGGTCCATGTCGGCGGCGCCTACGAGCACGGCTATTGGGGCGAGATCATGACCACTGCCGCCAAGGTGAAGGGCCTGGCGGGACTGGTAATCGACGGCTGCGTGCGCGACGGCGTGCTGCTCGACGAGATCGGCCTCCCCGTCTTTGCGCGCGGGCTGTGCATACGCGGCACCGGCAAGGACTATGGCGCCATCGGCTGGCTCAACGAGCCGGTGCTGTTCGGCGAAACCCGCGTGGAAGCCGGCGACCTGATCGTGGGCGACGCGGATGGCGTGGTGGTCGTGCCGCGGCGGAGCGCGGCCGACGTGGTGGCGCGCGCGCAGCAGCGCGAAGCTGCCGAAGCCGCCATCCTCGGCCGCGTGCGCGCGGGCGAATCGACCATGCAGATCTATGGCTTCCACTGA
- a CDS encoding RraA family protein, with amino-acid sequence MSESTDINVGRAARLDTATLSDALDKLGIAGQCYRIKPRGDSFAMAGRAWTLLYGPASNPPGTVGDYIDDVPPGSVLVLDNGGRDNATVWGDILTEIAHRRGIAGTVIDGVCRDVALCRQLGYPVFSKDHWMRTGKDRVQVEATNIPVNIGDARVQPGDIVRGDADGVVVIPREHEAAVLDTAEAVEHAENAIREAVRGGMRLDEARRQFRYHQLQTKGA; translated from the coding sequence ATGAGCGAATCAACGGACATCAACGTGGGCCGCGCGGCGCGGCTCGATACCGCCACCCTGAGCGACGCGCTCGACAAGCTCGGCATCGCCGGGCAGTGCTACCGCATCAAGCCGCGCGGCGACAGCTTTGCCATGGCGGGGCGCGCGTGGACGCTGCTGTACGGCCCGGCTTCCAACCCGCCGGGCACGGTGGGCGACTACATCGACGACGTGCCGCCGGGCAGCGTGCTGGTACTCGACAACGGCGGGCGCGACAACGCCACCGTGTGGGGCGACATCCTGACCGAGATCGCGCACCGCCGCGGCATCGCCGGCACCGTGATCGACGGCGTGTGCCGCGACGTGGCGCTGTGCCGCCAGCTCGGCTACCCGGTCTTCAGCAAGGACCACTGGATGCGCACCGGCAAGGACCGCGTGCAGGTGGAAGCCACCAATATCCCCGTCAATATCGGTGATGCGCGCGTGCAGCCCGGCGATATCGTGCGCGGCGATGCCGATGGGGTGGTGGTGATCCCGCGCGAGCATGAAGCGGCGGTGCTGGACACGGCCGAGGCCGTCGAGCATGCCGAGAACGCGATCCGCGAAGCCGTGCGCGGCGGCATGCGCCTGGACGAGGCGCGCCGCCAGTTCCGCTATCACCAGTTGCAGACGAAAGGGGCATGA
- a CDS encoding RraA family protein, whose protein sequence is MTQPDSYVQRLRRLDCCAVSDALDKLQLPGVVTGLPQRSGAGRIAGRAITVKLGTGAPPAGPVRHLGCTAIEAAGPDHIIVVEQRSGVEAGSWGGLLSLGAKVRGVAGVVADGPVRDIDEAIAFDFPVFSRGLTSFTARGRVVEKGTNVPVEIADVTVAGGDYVLADRSAVIFIAAGDIERVLDTAEAIVLKESAMSKAILAGTPIGQVMGGNYEHMLKD, encoded by the coding sequence ATGACGCAACCTGATTCCTACGTACAACGCCTGCGCCGGCTCGATTGCTGCGCCGTCTCGGACGCGCTCGACAAGCTGCAACTGCCCGGCGTGGTCACGGGCCTGCCGCAGCGCAGCGGCGCCGGCCGCATTGCCGGCCGCGCCATCACCGTCAAGCTCGGCACCGGCGCGCCGCCGGCGGGGCCGGTGCGGCACCTGGGCTGCACCGCCATCGAAGCGGCCGGCCCCGACCACATCATCGTGGTCGAGCAGCGCAGCGGCGTCGAAGCCGGCAGCTGGGGCGGCCTGCTGTCGCTGGGCGCCAAGGTGCGCGGCGTGGCCGGCGTGGTCGCCGATGGCCCCGTGCGCGATATCGACGAGGCCATCGCCTTTGATTTCCCGGTGTTCAGCCGGGGCCTGACGTCCTTCACCGCACGCGGCCGCGTGGTGGAGAAGGGCACCAACGTGCCGGTCGAGATCGCGGACGTGACCGTGGCCGGCGGCGACTACGTGCTTGCCGACCGCAGCGCGGTGATCTTCATCGCGGCGGGCGATATCGAGCGCGTGCTCGACACCGCCGAGGCCATCGTCCTCAAGGAGTCCGCCATGTCGAAGGCCATCCTGGCCGGCACGCCGATCGGGCAGGTGATGGGCGGCAACTACGAACACATGCTGAAGGATTGA
- a CDS encoding protocatechuate 3,4-dioxygenase, producing MAKIVAAFGSSHSIMLAAQREDWQYGFPQVDPKNPYYFDRAGEPTTYEKLLAAAPAEAESMVTPGRMGERYDRAEAAMDELRERIHAARLDVLLVVGDDQTELFRTTNNPAFAIYYGDTIRNARRDVGANDGWYKKARMARQEPDADRDYPVHAPLARWLIRALCDRDFDITAMDGLERGQFEGHAFSFIHRRYLQDIDRPVVPIVPVIVNTFDPPNQPTPRRCIQLGTALRELIASYPEDLRVGVLASGGLSHFVVDETLDEAIIAAIRNKDTAFLASLDPKQLQAGSSEIRNWLIAVEAVRELDLEWVSYVPGYRTPALTGTGLCFAAWRTLG from the coding sequence ATGGCAAAAATCGTTGCCGCATTCGGCTCTTCACACAGCATCATGCTGGCCGCCCAGCGCGAGGACTGGCAATACGGCTTCCCGCAGGTCGATCCCAAGAACCCGTATTACTTCGACCGCGCGGGCGAGCCCACCACCTACGAGAAGCTGCTTGCCGCGGCGCCGGCCGAGGCCGAGTCCATGGTTACGCCCGGTCGCATGGGCGAGCGCTACGACCGCGCCGAGGCCGCCATGGACGAGCTGCGCGAGCGTATCCACGCCGCCCGGCTGGACGTGCTGCTGGTGGTCGGCGACGACCAGACCGAGTTGTTCCGCACCACCAACAACCCGGCCTTCGCGATCTACTACGGCGACACCATCCGCAACGCCAGGCGCGACGTGGGCGCGAACGACGGCTGGTACAAGAAGGCCCGCATGGCGCGGCAAGAGCCCGACGCCGACCGCGACTACCCCGTGCATGCGCCGCTGGCGCGCTGGCTGATCCGCGCGCTGTGCGACCGCGATTTCGACATCACCGCAATGGACGGCCTGGAGCGCGGGCAGTTCGAGGGCCATGCCTTCTCGTTTATCCACCGCCGCTACCTGCAGGACATTGACCGGCCAGTGGTGCCGATCGTGCCGGTGATCGTCAACACCTTCGATCCGCCCAACCAGCCCACGCCGCGGCGCTGCATCCAGCTCGGCACCGCGCTGCGCGAGCTGATCGCCAGCTACCCGGAAGACCTGCGCGTGGGCGTGCTGGCCTCCGGCGGCCTGAGCCACTTCGTGGTGGACGAAACGCTGGACGAAGCCATCATCGCCGCCATCCGCAACAAGGACACCGCCTTCCTGGCTTCGCTCGATCCGAAGCAGCTGCAGGCCGGCAGCTCAGAGATCCGCAACTGGCTGATCGCCGTGGAAGCGGTGCGCGAGCTGGACCTGGAATGGGTCAGCTACGTGCCGGGCTACCGCACCCCCGCGCTGACCGGCACCGGCCTGTGCTTCGCCGCCTGGCGCACGCTGGGCTGA
- a CDS encoding CaiB/BaiF CoA transferase family protein, with translation MEDNATNPRQAEPKRHGPLSRFTVIDASRVRAGPTAVRLFADMGARVIKLEIPPGAPGGDDMIGGRDHNRADYENLHRNKESLTLNMKSPQGVAILHDLVRRADVFIENYRPDVKHRLGIGPDALREINPRLVYASISGFGQDGPYAGWPGFDSIAQGMGGLMSVTGKPGEGPMRVGIPIADLCAGHFCAMGILTALLEREASGQGQWVQTSLLEAQIAMLDFQAAQWLIDGKVPAQSGNEHPLTVPTGVFATRDGYLNIAAIGQTMWKRLCEALDVPHLVDEPGMGSDPERVRNRDQVNAAVAAALRGRTTAEWTERLLKAGVPCGPIHGIDQVFADAQVRHLGMAWPMRHAELGEVSLVGQPMRLSRYPREAPPRMAPEQGGDTDTILAELGYSAARIAELRAAFIV, from the coding sequence ATGGAAGACAACGCAACCAATCCCCGGCAGGCGGAGCCGAAGCGCCACGGCCCCTTGTCGCGCTTCACCGTGATCGACGCCTCGCGCGTGCGGGCCGGCCCCACCGCGGTGCGGCTGTTCGCCGACATGGGCGCGCGCGTGATCAAGCTGGAGATCCCGCCCGGCGCACCCGGCGGCGACGACATGATCGGCGGGCGCGACCACAACCGTGCCGACTACGAGAACCTGCACCGCAACAAGGAAAGCCTGACGCTCAACATGAAGTCGCCGCAGGGCGTGGCGATCCTGCATGACCTGGTCCGGCGCGCCGATGTCTTCATCGAGAACTACCGGCCGGACGTGAAGCATCGCCTTGGCATCGGGCCCGATGCGCTGCGCGAGATCAATCCGCGCCTGGTCTACGCCAGCATCTCCGGCTTTGGCCAGGACGGCCCCTATGCGGGCTGGCCGGGCTTTGACTCCATCGCGCAGGGCATGGGCGGCCTGATGAGCGTGACCGGCAAGCCGGGCGAAGGGCCGATGCGGGTAGGCATTCCCATTGCCGACCTGTGCGCGGGCCACTTCTGCGCCATGGGCATCCTGACCGCGCTGCTCGAACGCGAAGCGTCGGGCCAGGGGCAGTGGGTGCAGACCTCGCTGCTGGAAGCGCAGATCGCCATGCTGGACTTCCAGGCCGCGCAATGGCTGATCGACGGCAAGGTGCCGGCGCAGAGCGGCAACGAGCATCCGCTCACCGTGCCCACCGGCGTGTTTGCCACGCGGGACGGCTACCTCAATATCGCCGCGATCGGGCAGACCATGTGGAAGCGGCTGTGCGAGGCACTCGACGTGCCGCATCTCGTCGACGAGCCGGGCATGGGCTCGGACCCGGAACGCGTGCGCAACCGCGACCAGGTCAATGCGGCAGTCGCCGCCGCGCTGCGCGGGCGCACCACCGCGGAATGGACCGAGCGCCTGCTCAAGGCCGGCGTGCCGTGCGGGCCGATCCACGGCATCGACCAGGTATTCGCCGACGCGCAGGTGCGCCACCTGGGCATGGCATGGCCGATGCGGCATGCGGAACTGGGCGAGGTCTCGCTGGTGGGCCAGCCCATGCGCCTGTCGCGCTATCCGCGCGAAGCGCCGCCGCGCATGGCGCCCGAACAGGGCGGCGACACCGACACCATTCTCGCGGAGCTTGGCTACAGCGCGGCGCGCATCGCCGAACTGCGCGCGGCATTCATCGTCTGA
- a CDS encoding Zn-ribbon domain-containing OB-fold protein: protein MSTTTTNTAARRIPAPRTLAESLPFWEAADQGRLLVKFCLDCGEAHHYPRDVCPHCQSLRTEWREASGHGTVYSYSTMGRAEAAYTLAFIQLDEGVTMMSNLVDCDPRELAIGQRVRVVFRASDGGHAVPMFTPA from the coding sequence ATGAGCACCACGACTACCAACACCGCCGCGCGCAGGATCCCCGCGCCGCGCACGCTGGCAGAGAGCCTTCCTTTCTGGGAGGCCGCCGACCAGGGCCGCCTGCTGGTCAAGTTCTGCCTGGACTGCGGCGAGGCGCATCACTACCCGCGCGACGTCTGTCCGCACTGCCAGTCCCTGCGCACCGAATGGCGCGAGGCCAGCGGCCACGGCACGGTCTATTCGTACAGCACCATGGGGCGGGCCGAGGCGGCCTACACGCTGGCCTTCATCCAGCTCGACGAGGGCGTGACCATGATGAGCAACCTGGTGGACTGCGATCCGCGCGAGCTGGCCATCGGCCAGCGCGTGCGGGTGGTGTTCAGGGCGAGCGATGGCGGCCACGCGGTGCCAATGTTCACACCCGCATGA
- a CDS encoding thiolase domain-containing protein → MTLNGSAYIVGAYEHPTRKADDLSVARLHADVALGALADAGLSASDIDGYFCAGDAPGLGTTTIVEYLGLRPRHVDSTECGGSAPILHVAHAAEAIAAGRCNVALITLAGRPRAAGAALSLKAPDPDAPELAFELPFGPATQNLYGLVARRHMHEFGTTSEQLAWIKVAASHHARHNPHAMLRNVVTVEDVVNSPMVSDPLHRLDCCVMSDGGGALIVARPEIARQLKRPLVKVKGAGEAPKHAMGGKIDLTWSAAAWSGPAAFAEAGVTPADIKYASLYDSFTITVLMQLEDLGFCKKGEGGKFVADGGLISGVGRLPFNTDGGGLCNNHPANRGGVTKVIEAVRQLRGEAHPAVQVKNCDLALASGIGGALASRHTAATLILERV, encoded by the coding sequence ATGACTCTGAACGGATCCGCATACATCGTGGGGGCCTACGAGCACCCCACCCGCAAGGCCGACGATCTTTCCGTTGCCCGCCTGCACGCCGACGTCGCCCTCGGGGCGCTGGCCGATGCCGGCCTCTCGGCGAGCGATATCGACGGCTACTTCTGCGCCGGCGATGCGCCGGGGCTCGGCACCACCACCATCGTCGAATACCTCGGCCTGCGCCCGCGCCACGTCGATTCCACCGAATGCGGCGGCTCGGCGCCGATCCTGCACGTGGCCCACGCCGCCGAGGCGATTGCCGCGGGGCGCTGCAACGTGGCGCTGATCACGCTGGCCGGGCGCCCCCGCGCGGCGGGCGCGGCGCTCTCGCTCAAGGCGCCGGACCCGGACGCGCCGGAGCTGGCCTTCGAGTTGCCGTTCGGGCCGGCCACGCAGAATCTGTATGGCCTGGTGGCCCGGCGCCACATGCACGAATTCGGCACCACCAGCGAGCAGCTGGCGTGGATCAAGGTTGCCGCCTCGCACCATGCCCGGCACAACCCGCACGCGATGCTGCGCAATGTGGTGACGGTGGAAGACGTGGTGAATTCGCCCATGGTCTCGGATCCGCTGCACCGGCTCGACTGCTGCGTGATGAGCGACGGCGGCGGCGCGCTGATCGTGGCGCGTCCCGAGATCGCCAGGCAGCTCAAGCGCCCGCTGGTCAAGGTGAAGGGCGCTGGCGAGGCACCCAAGCACGCCATGGGCGGCAAGATCGACCTGACCTGGTCCGCGGCCGCGTGGTCCGGCCCCGCGGCATTCGCCGAAGCCGGGGTGACGCCGGCCGACATCAAGTACGCATCGCTCTACGACAGCTTCACCATCACCGTGCTGATGCAGCTGGAAGACCTCGGCTTCTGCAAGAAGGGCGAGGGTGGCAAATTCGTCGCCGACGGCGGCCTGATCTCCGGCGTGGGCAGGCTGCCTTTCAACACCGACGGCGGCGGGCTGTGCAACAACCACCCGGCCAATCGCGGCGGCGTTACCAAGGTGATCGAGGCCGTCCGCCAGCTGCGCGGCGAAGCGCATCCCGCCGTGCAGGTCAAGAACTGCGACCTGGCGCTGGCCAGCGGCATCGGCGGCGCGCTTGCCTCGCGCCACACCGCGGCCACGCTCATCCTGGAAAGGGTTTGA